TACCCCCTCGGCGCCACATGGAACGGCAAAGGCGTCAACTTTGCCCTCTACAGCGAAAACGCCACCAAGGTCGAGCTATGTCTCTACAACTCGCCCGACGATGACAAGGAAGCGGAGCGGATCACGCTCGTCGAACACACCGATATGGTGTGGCACTGCTACCTTCCCGACATCCGCCCGGGGCAGGTGTACGGCTATCGCGTGCACGGGCCGTACGAGCCTGAGAATGGCCACCGCTTCAACCCAAATAAGCTGCTGCTCGATCCTTACGCCAAGGCGCTCGCGCGAACAATCAACCCGACCGACGCGATCTCGGGGTACATCCTCAACAGCAAAGAGGGTGATCTTTCGTTTAGCGATCTCGACAGCGGCGCCGACGGCCCGCTTGGCTGCGTCGTCGATGAAGCGTTTTCGTGGGGCGACGATCGTCCGCCGAACACGCCGTCGCACAAGACGCTTATCTACGAGATGCACGTCAAAGGCTTTACGAAGCTCAACGAAGAGATTCCCGAGGACCTGCGAGGCACCTACGCCGGCGTCGGTTCGGAACCGGCGATTCGCTTTCTGAAAGAACTCGGCGTCACGGCGGTCGAGTTCCTGCCGATCCACGCGAAAGGCGACGACCGCCCGCTTGTGGAGCGCGGCCTCATTAATTACTGGGGCTACAACACGCTCAGCTTCTTCGCACCGGAGCCGACCTACGCTGCCGCCGATCGGCCCGCCGACGTGTTGATGGAGTTCAAGTCGATGGTGGCCAACCTCCACGACGCCGGCATCGAGGTGATTCTCGACGTGGTTTATAACCACACGTCCGAGGGGAACCAGATGGGCCCCACCTATTGCTTCCGCGGCATCGACAACGCCAGCTACTACCGCCTAGCGCCCGACGCTCGCTACTACATGGATTACACCGGTTGCGGCAACACGCTCAGCATGCAGAATCCGCGGGTGCTGCAGCTGATCATGGACAGCCTCCGCTACTGGGTGTTGGAGATGCACGTCGACGGTTTCCGCTTCGACCTCGCGAGCACCCTCGCCCGCGAACTGCACGAAGTGAACAAGCTGGGGGCGTTCTTCGACATCATTCATCAAGACCCGGTGCTCAGCCAAGTGAAGCTCATCGCCGAGCCGTGGGATCTCGGCGACGGCGGCTACCAGGTCGGCAACTTCCCCATCCTCTGGTCGGAGTGGAACGGCAAGTACCGCGATTGCGTCCGCCGCTTCTGGAAAGGTGACGGCGGCGTCGCGTCGGAATTCGCCACCCGCATCAGCGGTTCGAGCGATCTCTACGAGTGGGGCGGTCGCCGGCCGCACGCGAGCATCAACTTCATCACGGTTCACGACGGCTTCTCGCTCAACGACCTCGTATCATACGACGGCAAGCACAACGAAGCGAACGGCGAGAACAACCGCGACGGCGCCGACGGCAACGACAGTTGGAACTGCGGCGCCGAAGGACCGACCGACGATCCGAAGATCAACGAACTGCGCGAGCGGAAGAAACGCTCGATGCTCGCCACGCTGATTCTTTCGCAAGGCATTCCGCTGCTCCTCGCCGGCGACGAGCGGAGCCACACGCAGCAAGGCAACAACAACACCTACTGCCAGGACAACGAACTGACGTGGCTCAGCTGGAAGCTCGACGATCGCCAGAAGAAGCTGCTTGAATTCACCAAGAAGGTGATCGCCATCTGGCAAGCTCAGCCAAGCTTCCACCGTCGCCGCTTCTTCCACGGCAAGTCGATCCGCGGCAACGAGGCGCCTGAAATCGTCTGGCTCGATCCGACCGGCAAGGAGATGAGCGAGGAGGCGTGGCACACCCCCCACATGCGTTGCCTCGGCGTTCACTTCAACGGCGGCCTGGTCGATAACGACGAATACGGCGAGCCGATCATCGGCGACCACGTCGTCATCCTCTTCAACGCCGACCACGCGACGGAGATTCCGTTCGCGCTGCCGGAACTCGAAGGGGACGTCGAATGGGAATGTCTGTTCGACACGGCAATCGAAGAGCCGAAGGAGCCGCCCAAGACGGCGACCGAGGGGAAGGTCGACGCGAAGAGCATCGCCACCGCGCGGGCGTACAAGCTGCGACCTTGCTCGATGGCCGTGTTCACGGCGCCGGCGAAGGAGCGTGCGGAAACGACTTAGGCTGGCCTTTCAGCCTAAGTTGGCAGCGTCATCCTGAACGGAACGAAGGATCTGGCGCCATGACCAGCTTCCAGATTCTTCGCTCTGCTCAGAATGACGACGAGGTAGCGACAAACTGTAATGCTGGCAGTCGCCGGAGGGTCATTTACCCCTCCGGCGGCGCCAGATCGCGTCCTTTCCCCGCCAAAGCGGCGGAATTAACGCCGTTGCCGCGCGTCGAACGACTACAGTGGGGGTAATGACACAACACACCCTCGTGAATCTCAGCGGCCGCGCCATTCCGCCGAACGCCAAACTCGCCATCAACGGCGAGGCCAAGTTGGGCGACTATCTGGTCATCGAGACCTGCGACGGCGCCACTGGCGTCGCCGCCTGGCGAACCGAGGCCGAGTTCAATCTCCAGCGCGCAAGCGCCGCACCGACAGGCCCGCCGCGCACCGCCTGGATGCCGCAGCTCAAACCGAAGGCGCCCTACAGCTGACGCCTGCCCGCTTCGCATTCGTTCTCCCCCTCGACCAAACCGACGAGCATCACATGACGTTCAAGAAGGGCGAAAAGGTTCTTACCGAAGAAGGCGAAGTGGGCGAGATTCTCTTTGTCGATCGCGGGGGCCTCGAAGCGCAAGTCGCCCTCCAACGTATCAGCACGAAGATCCGCTGCGATTCGCTCAAGAAATTTGAGGGCGTCGAACCCCGCAAGAAAACTCGTGGCGCCAAATAGCAAGCATGGCGAGCTGAAGATCGGCTGGCCCTCACGGAAAGAGTTCCATGGCGAAAGACATGATGGTCCGGTGCGAGGAAAAGCGCCTCCACAAAATCGACGGCAAGAAGGAAATGCGCTGGGTGCAACTCGGCGTCGCCGACCTCTCCCCGGACGCCGCGCGCGAAATTCGCTGCCTCTACTGCCATGGCCAAGTGAAATTGCGAACCCAGAAAGCGGACTATGGCTCGCAGACGCTTATCGAACACCGCTCGCGACAGGACGCCGAACGCTGCCAAGGGAGCGCCCAATACCAAGGCTCCCATCAAAGGTCCGAGAAGCCGGTCGTCTGATCGCTGCCTCCCAGCCGAGATGAAATGTTGTGGCTCCCTCCCCCTTGAGGGGAGGGCTGGGGAGGGGGTTGAAGCCTGGTACTCGCTGCGATCACGACGCCAAGCGTCACACACTACGATGGCATCGTTTCCGGCCGTTTACGCTCGTAATCGACAGCCTACCTCCGGTGCATTAGGCTGATGCGCTCCATGCGTTCTGCAAACGCTCACCACGCCGCACCGCGTCTCCCCTAAGCGAGTTTTTCCAATGAATCAGCTCATCCGCACGTTAGCCGCCCTATCCACGCTCACCGCTTTCTCTCTGGCTGGTAGCGCCGCCCGCGCCGACGAAACCGTCACGATCGACGGCGTCCACATTTGCTGCAAAGGCTGCGCGGTCGCCATCGAGAAGGCCGTCGCCAAGACGGCTGAGGACAAGGAACACCCGGCTGAAGTAAAGTGCGCCGTCGACAGCGACGCCGGCAAGGTGGAACTCGTCGCCGCCGATACAGCCGCCATTCAAGCCGCCGTCGATCAAATCGCCGCCGCCGGCTTCCACGGCAAACTCAGCAGCAAAGAAGTGAAGTGGCCGAAGGCGAAGGCGCCGAAGGGCAAGGTCACCAGCCTAGAGGTCACCGCCGTCCACAACTGCTGCGGCGCCTGCACGAAGGCGATCAAAGCGGCCCTTGCCGAATGCGAAGGCGTCACGGCCGACACTTGCAAGCCGAAGGAAGAGTCGTTCGTCATCGAAGGCGACTTCGATGCGAAGGCTGCACTGAAGGCCCTCCACAAAGCCGGCTTCCACGCGAGCCTGCCGGAGAAGAAGTAAGCTTCTTTCACTCTGAATGTGTGGCCCCCTCCCCCTTGAGGGGAGGGCTGGGGAGGGGGTGAAACCCTCGTACCCGCATTATTCACCCCTCCCTACCCCTCCCCCTCAAGGGGAGGGAACCTCATGGTTTAGTTTTGATGCGCCCGGCCTACGCAATCTCGCTAACAATCCGCATCCCCGCCGCCCCCGGATTGTCGGCCTCCTGCCCCCAACGGGTCACGGCCGAACAAAACCGCGCGAGATCGGTATGCGCCCCGCCGCGCATCACCCGTTCGACGCCGCGCGCTTCGCATACCGGATCAACCGTCGGCGACTGCTCGTAAAAATCGACCTCGTACCCGTCGAGACACCACTCCTGCCGGTTGCCGTACAGATCGTACAGCCCGAACGGATTGGCCTGCCGCGTCGCCACCGCGCGATACAGCCCCTCGGAGTTGTCGCCAAACCACGCATGCTCGCCAAGCATCGTGGAATCATCGCCGAAGTGGTAGTGCGAGTCTGATCCAGCCCGCGCGGCGTACTCCCACTCCGCTTCCGTCGGCAAGCGGAACGTGCGCTCCGGTTCGAGCGACGACAGCCACTCGCAGTACGCGATGGCGTCGTTCCAGGTGACGTTCATCACCGGGTAATCGTCCACGCACACGCGCTGCCCCAAATTCTTCCACGAGTAACCGCGACGCTTCACCCACCCTTTGTCCTCGCGGCCCCAACCGCTGCTCCGTTCGCAGTCGGTCACGTAGTCGGCGGCCTCGACGAACTTGCGGAACTGGGCGTTCGTCACCTCCGTTTCGCCAAAGTAAAACGGCCGGCTAATGACGACCCGGTGCTGCGGCCGATGGAGCGCGTCCTCCAGTTCCGCCGTGCGATAACGCCAATCCCCCTCCGGCGGCAGCGCGGTCGCCAGCTCCTCGTCGCCGAGTCCCATCGCAAACTCCCCCGGCGGCAACAGCACCAGCGGCGCCCCGCCCGGCGACTGCCAGCGGAGCGGCAGATCGAGATAGCGGGCCCATGCCTGTTGGATCTCGCGCAGCCGCTCGGCAGTAAGCGGCGACTTCGCTACTGGCGGAGCCGGTCCGCTCGGCAGCGCTCGGCGCGAGCTGCCAACGCCGCTGCGATTCGCTCGCCATGTTTGCCACGCAACCCCACTGATCACCGCCACCCCCACAGCCGCGAACGCCGCTCTCCGCGTACAGCGCTCTGCGTCGCGTTCCGCGGGCAACTCGCCCGCCAGCGCCTGCCGCAACAGCCGCTCCGCCTCGGCCATCGTCGGCACGCGATCCTCCGGCCGCGGCGCCACGAACCGCCGCCACGCCGCTTCGACCTCGCGCGGCACGTCGGCCCGCTCCAGCATGAGCGTCGCACCACGCTTCCCCTCGGCCCGCAAGCGATCGGCCAAGCTTCCGCGATGGGGCGCCTCGCCCCGCAACATGAAGTAGATGACGCATCCCAGCGAGTACACATCGGCCGTCGGACCGATCTCGACGCTGGCGCCAAGCTGCTCCGGCGCCGCGAAGCCGACGGTTCCCAAGAACGCACCGGCGCCTGTCGCTTGAAAGTCAGCCGCTCGTGAAAAATCTGTCGCCTGCCCCGCCGCCGTCGAAACATCTGACTCCGCATCCGCGATCATCGTCTTCGCGAGCCCAAAGTCGACGACCCGCACGACGCCGCGCTCGTCAAGCAACAAGTTCGAAGGCTTCACGTCGCGGTGAATAATCTGCCGCGCGTGGGCATGCGCTAGTCCGTTCGCCGCTTCCGCCGCCAGTTCGAACGCCCGTCGCCACGGCAGCGCCCCTTCGCGGCGCACCAACTGCTCCACGGTTTCGCCGGCGATGAACTCGGTGACCAAGTACGGCCCATACGGCGAATCGCCCGCATCGAGCGCACGCACAATGTGGGGATGCTCCAACTGCCCGAGGAGCTTCGCCTCGCGCACGAACCGCGCGGCCGCATCCGCTTCAAGCAGCGACGCATATCGTGGGAACTTCAGCGCCACGAGCCGATCGAGCCGCTGATGCCGCGCCTGAAACACAATCCCCATCCCGCCGGCGCCCAGCCGCTCGAGGATGCGATACTCGCCGACCTGCTGCGGCGCCGCGAACCCGCTACTCCCCGCCTCGCCGGCTGTCGGGTTCGATAACTCCGCAGCGAGGTGCTGCAAATGCTCGCCCAGCAATCGTGCCGCATCGCCCCCTTGCTCAAGCCGCGCCACATATGCCGCCGCGTCCGGCATTCGCCCCGCGCGCAACTCCGCCTCGAATTCATCCGCCAATTGATCGACGCGCACGACCGCCGCTAGCGACAGATCGCTCAACTCGCGATCGAGTCGATCTAGTTCGTCTGCTGACGCCACAGCCGCTCCACCAGATGAAGCTTCCGCTGCACCGTCCGCGTCGTGCAGCCGAGCTGGAGGGCGATCTCTTCGTTCGATGCTCCTTCCAAGCGCAGCGTCGCCGTCGCATGCAGCGTCGGGTCGCCATGCAGGTCGAGTTGCTCGAACAGCCGTTGCAGTTCGTCGCGCAGCACAGCCACTTCTTCTGGCGAAGGCTCGCCGTCGGCTGCCGCGCTAAGTCCGTTGTCGCTGATTGTCGCCTGCCCCCCGCGACGCAACCGCAGGTCGCGGCGAATGCGATCGGTGGCCTTATTGCGCGAGATCGTCGCCAGCAGCCGCCACAGGTCGTCGCGGTCAGCCAGTTCGGCCGCGCCGCCGTCGGCCGCTGCCCGGCAGAACGCATGGAACGCGCTTTGCGCCACATCTTCGGCGTCGCCGACGCCAGGCGAAATGCCCACCAGCAGCGGCCGCGCGAGATTCTCGATCCGCAGCCCGTACCGCCGCCACAGCGCAAGAATCGCCGCCTCGTTCCGCTCGCGCAGCTCGGGAATCAATCGCGTGATGGAGCCAACGGACTCGGGCATGGCGAATTTTCAAAGCGACTCGAAAGAATGCCGGCGTGCCGGAAGTACATCCAGCAGATGCAGTTATCTTAGGCGGCGTTCGCCAGGCTCACAATAATTCGCAAGATTTCTCCGTTTCTTCTGTCGCCGATTTGCCCCGGCGGCGTTTACCTCCCTGAGACGACCGCTCGCAGTTCGCGACGGGGGCCGCGAACTGCCGCACCTCCCAACGCTGCGTTTCCGCAGCCGTTGGCTACGCGAGCATGAATTTCGACGCCGCTACGGCGTAGCGCTACCGCTGCGCGCCGTGAACGCTCCGCGGCGAAACCTCGCCCAGCGATCGCTCTCATCGCCGACTGGATTTGCCGGCGACTTTTTCCCGGGCATTCCGCCCGAGTTCTTCGTTCGCGCCGCGGGAGCAATTCTCCCCAGCGCAACCATCAGGTAGGAACAGCGATGAGTTTCTCGACACCCCACTGCCTCGCACTCCGTTTCCACAGCCGCACACTGCTGGTGGCCGCTCTCGCAGCAGCGCTGGCGCCAACATCCGCCGTTCACGCTGCCGTCAAATCGTGGTCCGCCGGCAACGGCAACTGGGCCACCGGCGGCAATTGGTCGCCCGCGGGCGTCCCCGGCGCGGCCGACGACGTCCTCATCGGTCCGCACATCAACGCGGCAAATGAAATCGTCACGCTCAACGCCAACGCCAGCGTCGATTCGCTCACCATCATCGACGGCATGACGCTCCGCACCGCCACCGGCCACCTTGTCGTCGCCGGCACGACGCAAGTCGGCGGCCAGAACATCGTCGGTCCGTCGACGTTCGCCTCACGGCTGCGCGTCGAAGACGGCGTCGCCGGCGTCGATTTTTCGACCGACAACCTCACCGTCACCAACTTCGGCCGCGCGACGCTCGAAGACGACGCGTCGGTGATCGTCCAAGAGGTCGCCACCATCGGCGCCGACGCCGTCCTCATCGGTCACGGCGCCGTCTACTTTGGCGGAAGCACAGGTACGGTCCTCGCCAATGACGGCACCATCGAAGCAGGCCCCGGCGGCCTCACTCTCTACCAAACCTCCGGCGGGCGGTTCGACCTCGACGGAGTCAGCGGCGCCGGCGCGCTCGTCGTCAACTCCGGCGGCGGCAACGGGCTCGTCTTCTACGGCGATCAACTCACCGATTCGTTCAGCAGCTCCATCACGATGGGCTCCAACTCCCTGCTTGAGATGAACTTCACCGGCGGTTGGAGCGCCGGTTCCGCCAGCTCGCTCCTCGTCGTCGGCGCGGGCAACCTGCCAACCTCGATCGTCGACGGCAGCCACGTCAATTGGTCCGGCGAAGTCGACGTCACCGGCGATCACGGCCGCTTGCGCTTCGACGCCGACGTCACGCTGGGCGCTGCGACGGTAGCCAACGTGAATGCTGACGACGAGCTCGAATTCGCCGGCGCCACCGAGATCCAGGGCGGCGACTACAACCTCGCCACTGGCGCCGAGCTTCGCTTCACCGGCGACGTCACCGTCGCCGGCGGAACCTTCTCCACCGCTGGCGTCGCCAACAACAGCGGCCGCGTCAGCTTCCTCGGCCCGTCAACCTGGCAAGGCGCCGTCACGCTCAGCGGTCGCTCGCGCGTTGCCGGCATGGCGATCGTCTCCGCCGCGACGACGATCGACGCCGACCAGTTCGACATGGACGGCGCCGGCGGCACGACCATCTGGGACGTTAACGCCGCGCTTACCGTCAACGCCGACCAAATCGACGAAGCGGACAACCAGTTCGGTGGCGCCATCGAAGTGAGCGGCAGTCCGACAAGCCGCCTCACGCTCAACCTCGCTGATCCTGAAGCCGCCTGGGAAATGCAAGGCACGCTCGACCTCGCCGGCGGCTCGCCCCTCTACTACACCCGCATCGCCGGCTCGCGCATGAACTTCGGCGGCTCGATGAACGTCACCGACTCCAACGTTGCGATCGCCGCCCCCGTCACGTTTTTGTCCGGCAGCCTCGTCAACCTGGCCGCCGCCGGCTCCGACCTGCGCTTCAACGGCGAAACGCTCCTCCAATCAGGCGTCGACGTCAACGGCCAGGGCTGGCTCCACAACAACGCCGCCGGCGCCGGCATGACGCTCGCCAACGGCGTGACGTTCGGGCAAGCAGGCCTCGACAATCAAAGCCGACTCATCATCGGCGACCACGGCCCCGGCCAAGCGTTCGTCGACCGGCTCACCAGCGGCGCCGACGCGACGCTGCAAGTCCACGTCGGCGGCACGACGCCCGGCACGGAACTTTCGAACCTCACCGTCACCGGCGGCACGGCCCAACTCGACGGCGCCCTCGCCGTGACGCTTGCCTCGGAAGGAGGGTGGACGTTCGCCCCTGAGCTCGGCGACGTCTTCACGATCCTCACGGCCCCCGGCGGCATCGTCGGCCAGTTCGACGACCTCATTCAACCGGTCGGCCTTCCCACTGGCATGCGGTTCGTGGCGCAGTACACCGCCAACAGCGTCCGCCTGCTCGCCGACGACACCTTCGCCGGCGACTTCGATCGCGACGGCGACGTCGATGGCGCCGACCTCGCCGTGTGGCGCACCGCCTACGGCCTCAACGACTACGCCGACGCGAACAGCGACGGCACAAGCGACGGCGCCGACTTCCTCGTCTGGCAACGGCAGTACGGCTTGGGGGCGCCCGTAGCGATGGTGATGGCCATCCCCGAACCGACGACGGCGATGCTGCTGCTCGTCGCCACCGCGACAATGACAACGGTTCGCCACCGCAAGCGCTGAATCGTCAAATGTGATCGTCGCTTACACTTCAATCAACAACCACGCAACAACAGCCCCGACCTAGCTAGGTCGGGGCTGTTTTCATTAGCGGCTACTTTATTCGCGACGATTCGCGTCATTCGCGGGCTCATTCTTCAACTCACAACATGAGTCGTTGAGCCGCTAGCACTTCTGCCGGGCTGAAAGCCCAGCCAACGCTCTTGCACCCCATAGACGACTCGTCTACGATGCCGCGTAGACACACCGTCTATGGAACGCCCGCATGGCTAAATCGCCGCGACACGTCACCGACGCCGAGCTCGCCGTCCTCAAGACGCTCTGGGACGCCGCGCCGCTCGCCGCCCGCGAGATCGTCGAGCGCCTCTACCCCGACGGCTCGCCCTCCGACGTCGCGACCGTGCAGAAGCTGATCAGCCGCCTCGAAGCCAAGGGGCTCGTCAAACGCGAGCGGGCGACGCCGGCCCATCTGTTTCGCGCGACGATCACCGCCGAGGCCTTTGCCGGCGAACAGCTCGAAGCAATGGCCGAGAAACTGAGCGACGGCTCGCTCACGCCGTTCGTGATGCACCTCGTCAATGCCCGCGGCCTCACCCGCCGCGAGCGGCAAGAACTGCGAAAATTGCTCGGAGAGTAACGCCCTTCCCTCGCCGCGAGGCGACCCGCACGTTTGGAGAACCGCATGATGGACGGACTCATCTCGGCCGGCCTGCTGAACGCCGCCCTTGCGACGCTCCTCGCGGGCGTCGCGATTGCCGTGACGGCCGCGTGGAAGAATCCGTACGTCGCACGCCTCGCCTGGCTCGCGGTGCTGTTGAAACTGCTGACGCCGCCACTTCTATTCGTTCCGGTTGAAGTTGCTTGGCTGCAGCCGAGCGTGCCTTCAACACTGACCGTTGCCGTTGAATCAGTCGCGATCGAACCCAACGATTCGCAGCCCGTCGCAAACAACGTCGACATCAGCGCGGCAACGACCGAGGCCCTCACAACGTCAACCACCACTCAAGCGATCGCGACGCCGGTCGCTCCCGCCACCACACCAACCGCACCACTCCTCGCCCCCGCCCCATACTCGTTCCCATTCACCCCGCTCCAAACCCTCGCTGCCATCTGGCTCACTGGCAGCGTGCTGCTGGGCCTCCTCGCCCTCACGCGCATCGTCCGTCTCCACCGCTGGCTCGCCCGCTCCCTCCCCTGCCCTACGACACTCGAACAACGCACCGCCGCGCTCGCCGCGGAACTCGGCCTCCATGCCCCGCCGCGCGTTTGCATCGTCGCCGGCCGCGTCGCCCCCTTCGCTTGGTCGCTCGGCCGCCGCGCAACAATCGTCCTTCCTGCTGCACTCGTCGACTCGCTCGACGCCGACGCCCTCGACGCCGTCATCGCTCACGAACTAACGCACCTCCGCCGTCACGACGGCTGGGCTCGTTGGCTTGAACTCGCCGCCACCATCGCTTATTGGTGGTGCCCGACCGCGTGGTTCGCTCGCCGCCGGCTCCACGCCGCCGAAGAAGAATGCTGCGACGCCGACGTGCTGCGAAAGTTCCCCACCCTCCGCCGCGGCTACGGCCAAGCGCTCTTGCAGACGCTCGACCTCCTCGCCGGCGACGCCCCCCTTGCCCCCGGCGCCACCGGCTGGGGCTCGCGCCGCTCGCTGCGGCGACGGTTCGAGCGGATCGGCACGCCGAGCTTGGTTCAACCGCTGCCCAAATGGAGTCGCGTCTTCTACGGAGCGGCGATCATCGTCACCTGCCTCCTCGCGCCGGCCGCGGCTACCTCCGAACCCGCTACCTCTGAAGCCGCACCCGAAGCAGCGCCGGAAACCAAGGAAACAACGGAGCCGATCGCCGACAACTCAGAACCTTGCACCATCACGCTGAAAGACGGCTCCGTCATCAACGGCGTGCTCATAAACAACAACGGCGAACGGCGTGTGGTGCTCGGCGAACAAGAAGTCCCCGGCACGCC
This sequence is a window from Lacipirellula parvula. Protein-coding genes within it:
- the glgX gene encoding glycogen debranching protein GlgX, with the protein product MRIWPGRPYPLGATWNGKGVNFALYSENATKVELCLYNSPDDDKEAERITLVEHTDMVWHCYLPDIRPGQVYGYRVHGPYEPENGHRFNPNKLLLDPYAKALARTINPTDAISGYILNSKEGDLSFSDLDSGADGPLGCVVDEAFSWGDDRPPNTPSHKTLIYEMHVKGFTKLNEEIPEDLRGTYAGVGSEPAIRFLKELGVTAVEFLPIHAKGDDRPLVERGLINYWGYNTLSFFAPEPTYAAADRPADVLMEFKSMVANLHDAGIEVILDVVYNHTSEGNQMGPTYCFRGIDNASYYRLAPDARYYMDYTGCGNTLSMQNPRVLQLIMDSLRYWVLEMHVDGFRFDLASTLARELHEVNKLGAFFDIIHQDPVLSQVKLIAEPWDLGDGGYQVGNFPILWSEWNGKYRDCVRRFWKGDGGVASEFATRISGSSDLYEWGGRRPHASINFITVHDGFSLNDLVSYDGKHNEANGENNRDGADGNDSWNCGAEGPTDDPKINELRERKKRSMLATLILSQGIPLLLAGDERSHTQQGNNNTYCQDNELTWLSWKLDDRQKKLLEFTKKVIAIWQAQPSFHRRRFFHGKSIRGNEAPEIVWLDPTGKEMSEEAWHTPHMRCLGVHFNGGLVDNDEYGEPIIGDHVVILFNADHATEIPFALPELEGDVEWECLFDTAIEEPKEPPKTATEGKVDAKSIATARAYKLRPCSMAVFTAPAKERAETT
- a CDS encoding cation transporter, with product MNQLIRTLAALSTLTAFSLAGSAARADETVTIDGVHICCKGCAVAIEKAVAKTAEDKEHPAEVKCAVDSDAGKVELVAADTAAIQAAVDQIAAAGFHGKLSSKEVKWPKAKAPKGKVTSLEVTAVHNCCGACTKAIKAALAECEGVTADTCKPKEESFVIEGDFDAKAALKALHKAGFHASLPEKK
- a CDS encoding bifunctional serine/threonine-protein kinase/formylglycine-generating enzyme family protein, whose product is MASADELDRLDRELSDLSLAAVVRVDQLADEFEAELRAGRMPDAAAYVARLEQGGDAARLLGEHLQHLAAELSNPTAGEAGSSGFAAPQQVGEYRILERLGAGGMGIVFQARHQRLDRLVALKFPRYASLLEADAAARFVREAKLLGQLEHPHIVRALDAGDSPYGPYLVTEFIAGETVEQLVRREGALPWRRAFELAAEAANGLAHAHARQIIHRDVKPSNLLLDERGVVRVVDFGLAKTMIADAESDVSTAAGQATDFSRAADFQATGAGAFLGTVGFAAPEQLGASVEIGPTADVYSLGCVIYFMLRGEAPHRGSLADRLRAEGKRGATLMLERADVPREVEAAWRRFVAPRPEDRVPTMAEAERLLRQALAGELPAERDAERCTRRAAFAAVGVAVISGVAWQTWRANRSGVGSSRRALPSGPAPPVAKSPLTAERLREIQQAWARYLDLPLRWQSPGGAPLVLLPPGEFAMGLGDEELATALPPEGDWRYRTAELEDALHRPQHRVVISRPFYFGETEVTNAQFRKFVEAADYVTDCERSSGWGREDKGWVKRRGYSWKNLGQRVCVDDYPVMNVTWNDAIAYCEWLSSLEPERTFRLPTEAEWEYAARAGSDSHYHFGDDSTMLGEHAWFGDNSEGLYRAVATRQANPFGLYDLYGNRQEWCLDGYEVDFYEQSPTVDPVCEARGVERVMRGGAHTDLARFCSAVTRWGQEADNPGAAGMRIVSEIA
- a CDS encoding ECF-type sigma factor; its protein translation is MPESVGSITRLIPELRERNEAAILALWRRYGLRIENLARPLLVGISPGVGDAEDVAQSAFHAFCRAAADGGAAELADRDDLWRLLATISRNKATDRIRRDLRLRRGGQATISDNGLSAAADGEPSPEEVAVLRDELQRLFEQLDLHGDPTLHATATLRLEGASNEEIALQLGCTTRTVQRKLHLVERLWRQQTN
- a CDS encoding PEP-CTERM sorting domain-containing protein (PEP-CTERM proteins occur, often in large numbers, in the proteomes of bacteria that also encode an exosortase, a predicted intramembrane cysteine proteinase. The presence of a PEP-CTERM domain at a protein's C-terminus predicts cleavage within the sorting domain, followed by covalent anchoring to some some component of the (usually Gram-negative) cell surface. Many PEP-CTERM proteins exhibit an unusual sequence composition that includes large numbers of potential glycosylation sites. Expression of one such protein has been shown restore the ability of a bacterium to form floc, a type of biofilm.); protein product: MSFSTPHCLALRFHSRTLLVAALAAALAPTSAVHAAVKSWSAGNGNWATGGNWSPAGVPGAADDVLIGPHINAANEIVTLNANASVDSLTIIDGMTLRTATGHLVVAGTTQVGGQNIVGPSTFASRLRVEDGVAGVDFSTDNLTVTNFGRATLEDDASVIVQEVATIGADAVLIGHGAVYFGGSTGTVLANDGTIEAGPGGLTLYQTSGGRFDLDGVSGAGALVVNSGGGNGLVFYGDQLTDSFSSSITMGSNSLLEMNFTGGWSAGSASSLLVVGAGNLPTSIVDGSHVNWSGEVDVTGDHGRLRFDADVTLGAATVANVNADDELEFAGATEIQGGDYNLATGAELRFTGDVTVAGGTFSTAGVANNSGRVSFLGPSTWQGAVTLSGRSRVAGMAIVSAATTIDADQFDMDGAGGTTIWDVNAALTVNADQIDEADNQFGGAIEVSGSPTSRLTLNLADPEAAWEMQGTLDLAGGSPLYYTRIAGSRMNFGGSMNVTDSNVAIAAPVTFLSGSLVNLAAAGSDLRFNGETLLQSGVDVNGQGWLHNNAAGAGMTLANGVTFGQAGLDNQSRLIIGDHGPGQAFVDRLTSGADATLQVHVGGTTPGTELSNLTVTGGTAQLDGALAVTLASEGGWTFAPELGDVFTILTAPGGIVGQFDDLIQPVGLPTGMRFVAQYTANSVRLLADDTFAGDFDRDGDVDGADLAVWRTAYGLNDYADANSDGTSDGADFLVWQRQYGLGAPVAMVMAIPEPTTAMLLLVATATMTTVRHRKR
- a CDS encoding BlaI/MecI/CopY family transcriptional regulator, which produces MAKSPRHVTDAELAVLKTLWDAAPLAAREIVERLYPDGSPSDVATVQKLISRLEAKGLVKRERATPAHLFRATITAEAFAGEQLEAMAEKLSDGSLTPFVMHLVNARGLTRRERQELRKLLGE